Genomic segment of Sarcophilus harrisii chromosome 4, mSarHar1.11, whole genome shotgun sequence:
CCAGCGCCGCCCGACCGCTCCCGCCTCCCCCTCCCCGGCCGCCCGCCGCAGCTTCCGCTCTCCCAATCTCCCAGCTTGAGGGACGGCGACTCCTTCCGGCGGCCGCCCCCCGCAGCCCCGCCCCGGGAGCCTCCGGCCGCTGCCCCTCCCCGGCCCCCGGGCCTCGGGGTCCGCCTCTGGGAGCGAGGGGGCGGGACCCCGGGGCCGCCGGCCCCAGAGTCCTGGGGAAGGGCCTGGGGTGGGGGGCCCGAGCCCGAGCCCGAGCGGCGCCCCGCCCCCGTCCCGCTGCCCACTGCCCTTAGACGGGCGCTTGGACCACGAGTCTAGCTCCCAGCGAAGGGCAGCCCTGCCTCCGTCTCCGGCCCGGCCGGGACCCCGCCCCCTTGCCAGGTGGCTCCGGGGCAGAGGCTCCAGCCCGACTTTCATGGCCCAGCATCCCCTTCCCGCATCTGCTCCGGAACCAAGGGTGAACGTCAGTCCCCGAGGAGCCACAACCCGGGGCTCGGCCCCTCCTCCCCTCACAAAGTCGGGGACCCCTCGGGGAAGGAGAGCCGTTGGCTGAGACCCCCAATGTGAGCTCTTTAGGCGAGGGGCCCTCGGGCTAAGGGAGGTCTGTCAGCCTTTACTTTTACAAATCCCCATCttgcagatgagaagactgaTGCTCCATAGCAATGGCCTTGGATGACTGGAAGCAATCGGGCCACAGTAACTTCATCTCCTTCAGCCCCAGGGTCTACCTTGTGGCCCCCACTTCTGTAACAGGCAGCCTTGGCCAAGCCGCCTACCCCCGGTTTTGTTCCTCAGAGAATTGCCCACAAGCCCACTATGAAAGCTTCCATGAGTCTAGGGCTCCTTGGCCTTTTGGGGCTGGTCATGGGCTCCTTGGGGTGGACACCCTCCCCCCCCACATTTGCCTTCCTCAGCTAGAAGCTCTGCCTCTTTCTGAGAGCCTTTACCCCCCCATCAATCCCCTTCCTGTAGGCCAGCCAGCCATTTGTATCGTCATCCCGCCCCACTGGCCTTATTTTCCCTTTGTGCTCCCCACGGGGGCTGCCGGAAGCAGAGGGGCTGCGAAAGGATGAAACAGCCGAGATTTATTTGTTTCTGGTCACAAGGAGGGGCCGCTCCTCAGAATCCCTTGCCTCCCAGGGCCCCCACAAAGGCAGCTGCCAGGAGCCCCGACACCACCCACCCCCTGACCAACGGAGGCCCAGCAGGGTTATCCCACCAGCCGGACAGACACCTGGCACAGGACCACCGGGGACCAACACCCAAGTCTCACCTTCCTGTCTGGCCTCCCACCCAGGGTCTGGGGCCCCCCCGGGCCCCCAGAGGCCGCCAGGCCCAGGCTGCCCCAGCCCAGCTCCACCGGCAGTTCCTGCCCTCATTGGGGCTGCCTCCACAGCCCACACACCCAAGAGCCAGTTAAGGCACAGGAGGGCACAAAACACACTTTTTTCAAATTGTCAAGACAAGCAGCCCAGGCCCCGGCCGCACCGCCGCCCCCCAGAGGTCAGGCGGGCAGAGGGGAGCCGCGTCCTCAGAAAAGCTTCGTGCTAGAGATGAGGTCTCGGCGACCCGAGGCCCAGACGGGGTGCTCCATCCCTGGGCGGGTCTTTCTTGCTGCAGATGGTCCCCTTTCCATGGCTCAATTGCCGAGGGGGGCCCGGGGGCTTCTGCTTGGGAGGAAGGATCCCCGAGTCCCAGGGCACAGGCTGGCTGCTCGTGCCTGGGCTTCCCTCACCCCCACGGGGCAGCCCCGGCAGGCCTCAGTCCTGCTCATCTCCCGACGACTCCTCTTCGGCCTCCTTGAGCCACCGGATGAAATTCTGTAGCTGTGGAAGCAGAGCACAGGCTCGGAGAAGTGGCACAAACCGGCTTTGGCCCATTCCCCCCGACTCCCTCCCAGCCTCGGCCCGGCTCCCCAGGGTCAAACTCACCCGCTGGTTCTTCCGCAGCTGTTTGGCCTTGTCGGACACGTCCCTCTGATTGAACCACTGCAGAATGGTCTCCTCGGCCAGGATGTCTAGCTCATAGAACGTCATCAGCACCTAGGGAAAGCCAGGGAGGCAAACTCAGTGGCCACAGCCTGGGTCCGGCTGCCCAGGGCCCCGAGGCTCACCGAGGGCAGTGCGGCCTTTGGACAAAGCTCCTCGCTTGTCCCCTGGCTGCCTTTCTCCACAGCCCTCCCTCTGGGGACCCTCACCCACTCATGTCTCTTCCAGGCCTGGCTCCCAGATCCTCTTGAAGCCAGAGGCAGCCTGAAGCCCACCCTCTTACTCTCAGTGTGTCCTGGGCACTCACTCTGTGTACGTGGTCTCCCTCAGAGGAAGCCTCAGGCAGTGGCCCATGATGTCCTTGGGCCTCAGCCCCCTTCTCGGGGCCCTCCCCGCCTTGCCCCCACTGCCCTAAGCAGCCAGCTGTGGGAAGGCCTCCTGCAGCTTCTGGGGCAGCCCTTGCCGCCCATACTCATGCCTCCCCAAGCACCTAACATATCGTTAGGATACCCCGCAGTAGAGACGGGTGTGTGTGAGACACACACGGGTACATGTATGAATGACAGGCGTGACACAGGAACGTGCATGTACCATACGTGTGACAGGTGCAGGTATACAAGTAAACATACGTAGCAGAGGGATGTTTGTATGTGAGCGACAAGCATGTGTGTGTGACTGGCAGAAGGATTATGGGAGACAGAGCAGGCTGCATGTCACAGGGCCTCCTGTATGAGACGGGTGGGGGGGGCAACAAGCCCGTGTAAACATGCGACAGGTATGAAAGCTGCGTATCTGGGGTAGGCAGGGGAGGGCTGTGTGAGAGACAGGCAGGCCGAGATGGGTTTCTCTGCCTCCAGAGGCCCCCCCCACCAAGAGGTCAGCCCTGCCCTGCTGAGGTCCGGGGCCTCCAAAGCACCTTGGCTAGGGAGGTGATCAGGCTTTCGTGTTCCAGGAAGAAGTCCTCGATAGCCGTCAGGGTCTGCAGATGGTCTGCTGTGCGCTTGACATAGTTTTTGAACACAGGGCTCCAGGCCCGGAGCAGCTGGGGACGAAGAATGTGCTTCATGGGAAGGAGGCTTGGTCCCTTCCACGCACTGCAGGTTCTCTGGGGCCCCCTCCGAGCTGTTCCCCCTGGATAATTTGGCCCCACTTGCCGCCCCATCCCACCCCACATGACCCCGAGCTCGACACTGGATGAGGAGAAAGCGCTTGTTCCCTCCCGGTCCCCAAAGCCCGAGCTGGTCAGGGCTTCCTGCCTCCTCCCCTGCTTGCTCTGGCTCTGCTTCAGCCTCAGGGGCTCCTGGGCCAGGCAGAGCAGCTGCGGGAGGCAAGGATGGGAGAAGGGGCTCTGCTCACAGGTAGCAGGAGGCCGCAGTAGCTGTTGGGGTCCAACTGGGAGTTGAGCTGCTCCAGGGGGAACTCGAGGACCACTTGGCTCAGCACCTGCATCACCTCCTTGAGGCTGATGTTATAAGCGTACCTGCCGGGATGGGGAGCGAACAGCGGAGGCTACAAGCAGGGCCCTAGACCAGGCCCCCCAGGGCCGGGCTCCCGACTCAGGAGGCCGAGGGCAGAGGGGACTTTTCTGAGGACTCTGCGCTCCCTGGCTCGACCTCTGCAGCCCAACTTCTGCCTGTTCCCTGTCCCTGAGGCTTGGTGGCCCCTCCTCTGTCTCAGAAAATCCAAGTTCCTCTCCCAAGGCCCTCCTGGCTAATGCTTGGCCAGCCCTGACCCCCCTCAGTGATCTCCTGTCCTGGCCTCCGAGGCTTCCACTGACAGGCCTCAGGTCCTTCCTTGAGGCACAGGCTTCCTTTTTGTATCCCAGCAAGTCCTTGCAcccagtaagagcttaataaagaCTTGTTACACCAAACCCCTGCAATGCCTTGCTGTGCCTGGGCCTGTCATGGCTTCCAGATGCTCCTGGGGCGGCGCAGGGCCCAGAGTGGACACGAGCCGGGGATTCCTTGCCAGGGGAGGACTCCCCTTCCCCTGCCAGCTGGCACCGGGCCAATGCCCCGTGGCCAGGAGGGACAGATGTGGGGCTGGGCCCCCCTGCCCCTCCTTTCCCGACCGCGGGCGCTCCAGGCTTCTTacttcagggagttgatttccaGGACCAGGTTGTCACAGGAGATGTTCTCCTCTTGGCCCCGCTGCAGCGTCCCCACCACTTCATTCTGAAACACTGAAACCACGGACAAGGCCTGAGCCACTGCCCGCTCCCCAAGGCAGCCTTCGGGGCCCGTCTCTAGGCTCCCCCACGCCAGGTACAAGCTCTGCCCCCGGCCCACAAATGCAGTCCTAAGGGGAGGGGAAGCCGGGGAGGCGTTGCAGAGGGCAAGGAGAGCTGCAAGGAACTCCTGGGGGCGGCTGGGCCTGGACCGGGCCAGAGAGAAAGAACCGGGCCCTCCCTTTGTGGCTGTCACTGACACTGTCAGGTGTCACTGAAGTGGAGGAGGCCAAGGTGGGCGGCCTCAAGGAAGTTTGGGAAGATGCTGAGGCTTCTGGGAAGGACACAGGACCTTCGAGAGTCTCAAGAAGGTCTGGGAGGGCAGGTGAAGGAAGGAGACGGTGAGAGGAAGGGGCCTCCACAAAGAGGGAAGGTTCTGGAGGCGGCTGGATGGAGAAGGGGGCTGAGGGCACAGGCAGGGAGGACGGAGGAGGGCGGGCGGGATCCCTGCTGCCCCCGAGCAGGAGGGGGAGGCTGTCTCCTTAGCCCCAGAGGCACTTCCATAAATGGGCGGGGAGAAGGCCTGGGCCAGACGCAGCGGTGGCCATCAGAGCCCAGCTGAGGCCGAGGGAAAAGGAAGTGGGTTCACTTCTGTGGTTTTCGCTGCTGACCCTCAGCAGCCAactgatgggggaggggggattcTAGCAGGCCCGGGGCCGCCCAAGCAGGGATGTGTGTCCAGGGGTCGAGGGGGACTGCCCCAGACCCAATAACACCAGAGGCCTCTGAGGATGGAGGGTGGACAGTGGGCACATTCAGGTTCCCCATCATGGAGTGGCTGCAATTCCAGGAGCAAGGGAGCTGATGGGGGACTGAGAGTGCAGCCAAGCAGGACAAAGGGGGGGTGGGAGCTCGGGCAACAAGGGtaaccgggggggggggggggggggggggcagcaagGAGAGAGGGCTGTGTGCAGGTGAGTGCATGCGCAGACACAGCAGCGAGGCAGGGGAGCACCCTCCAGAGAAAAGGCCCACGTGAGGGATCAGGCAGCAAGGGGCACTACCCCGGCCGGAGGGACGGCTCCCAGAGCCGAGGAGGCCCCGGGACTCAGCTGGCGGGACAGCGGAGGAGGCCCCGGGACTCGGTTTGAATCAAGATCAAAGACTGGTTGGAAAGTTCCTGTGGCCGAGGCACAGGAGGGTTCCAAAGACCACACTGTGGAAGGGCTTAGGGAGGCAGGCAGGGTCTAGTGGAAGGGCAGGGAGGGCAGCAGCTGCTGCTCATATACAGGGTCAGGACCAAGCAGACAGGCACAGTGGGGTGGGGGCCTGGGTAGAAGGCAGGGGGTGGCCCGCATTGGGACTCAGCTGCCAGCCAGACATCCTCAGGCCCTCGGCCTCTCTCTATGCTCGGACTGGAGAACAGAGCCACATGTGGGAGGACCTTGGGTAGCAGGGCCACAAGCTCCAAGGCCTCCATCCCCATGGGGGAGCTCACACCTTTTCACCCAGTTACTGCCAGCTGCACTGCTTTGGGGCCTTCCCCACAACCCCGGGCTGCACCCATTCCCATTTCTGCTTCCATGGGGGTTctgtgtaagctccttgagggcagggactgcctcCGCCTGGCTTTGTATCTGATGCCCAGAGCCAGGCACTGCCCAGCTGGCCAACGGCCTGACCGGTCCATCCCAGGACAACGACAGCCCAGCCCCCTCCCCGCACTTCTCACCCTTAATGTCGTCCAGCTGTGGCGAGCCCGCCCGGCTGTCCAGCTCCTGGGAGCCCAGACTCTGCTCGCTGTCACTTTCACTCCCCTCGTCCATCTTGATTGTGAGTCCTGGAAGTGGAGGGGGCGGTGCAGggtgagagaggaggagggagctgGCTTGGGGAGAACCACGTTCCGGTCCCACCCCAGCTCCCTAATGGGGAGCAACTGCACCACAGAGGGTGCTGGGAGGCCCAGAGCACCCACACATCCCCCAAAGGCAGGACCTCACCCCACAGGCTCTGCCGCAGCTCCTCGTCATCGTCCTCGTCCCTGGGGCTCGCTCCCTCCGCTCTCCAGAGGTAGCCCTGGCCCTCCGTGCCCACATCAGACGGGTTGTAACCTGGAAAAAGCCCTGCCCATCAGCAGGGACGTGGGACCCCTGAAGCCCTGGCTGGGAAGCCACTGCCCGGGAGCACCCCCTACCTGTTGACTTCACCCTCTCTTTCCTGTCTGCTCCTGAGTCGTCGCTGAACTGGCCATcgtcctcctcctcgtcctcatCGGGGGGATGCAGCGAGATGACCGAGCCTTCGGGCAGCTCCAGGTCTGGGCCCACCACCACCTGGATGGGACAGGCAGGTCAGACCCCAGCCCCGGGGTCCCGGCCCCCTACAGAGTCAGAGCAGACGGGTCTGGCTGAGGGCACACCCAGGGGCAGCCTGGCCCCTCCCCACACTCGGCGTGCAGTTGGAGCTCACCTGGGAGGTGAGGACGCAGCGCGGCCTCAGAACGACCCGTTCCTTGACCTCGGAGTGATCGCACAACAGAGACTGGCGAATCTGCGCCCCGCTGGCCACCCGAACGCCCTGCCACAAGTAGGCCCGGTCCAGTAAGACATTATCACCTGGCTCAGAATCGAAGGCCTTCTGGTCACAAGGAGTCCAGTTCTGCCCCGAAGACCCCTCACAAACGGCTCCTCGCCGGCCCTCGCCGCCCTGCTCTCCCATCACCCCCGCCCAGGACCACCAGGCTCTCTCTGACCCCTCGGCTTTCCCGCGCTGCCAGAGAAGCTCCGCCTGAGATTCCCACAGAGAAAAGCCCAGAGGCCCACGAGGTGGAAggactgccccccccccccccccccccccccccccccccccccccccccgaggtcCCCAGGGTTAGGCTGCTTCCAAGCCAGGGCCCACCCAGCTGGAGGGCAGGACGACCTGAGGGCCTCTAAgagcagatggagaaactgaggctcagcaaGGCCAGACGGCCCCACCTCGGGGTTCTACAGTCAGTGACAAGGGCGAGCCACGGCTCGAGGGCTGGCTGGGGTGGCCAGACACTCCCACAAGGGCACGTGCTCTGGCCCAGGAGGTAACCGAACCCCCCATGGCATGGGGTCTGGGGAAGCTGGAGGCCCGCCCCGCCCCTGAGGCTCACCGACGTGGCAGCCGGGGCCGATGACGCTATTCCTGATGAAGCAGTTGCTGCCTATGACAGTGCCGGCGCCCAGGAGCACGTTCTCCTCCAGGACGCTGCCATGGCCCAGGCTGACCTCCGGCCCCCGGTAGATGTTGTGTCGGGAGTGAGTGCAGCTCTGGGCTGGGCTGTCCGTGAAGTTCATCTCCGGGGTCAGGGGGTAGACCCAGCGGCGAACCACGTCGGCGCACACGGCCTCATACATGTGCAGGTTGGACACGCGGGCTCCGTACTCCCGCGTAGTGATGTGCAGGTGGATGTGGTTTCCCAACACCTGGGGGCCGGGCAGGGGAGCGTCAGGGAGCGGCCCCAAAGGCCCGGGGCTGTCCTGGAGGGAAACGCCTCACCCCGTGCTGACCACACTGGGGTCCTGATACAGGCAGGAGGAgcctccatccctcccccctccctccattcTCCAAGAGTAGCTGCGAACAGTGCTTCCTTTACCTCCTCATTCACCAGCAGGCCCCGCACAAAGTCGTCCCGGGTCTGATAGTCAAAGTTGTCAGTGAAGAGCTCGGCCACCTGTCAAGGAGGAGGGTCAGAAGGCCACGGGCCTGGCCGAGCGGCTGGCAGGGAGCAGCTGGCAGGGAGCAGCCGGCCTGCAGCCGCCCTCAGGGGCTTCTTCAGGAGGACGGGCAGAGTGTGCTCACCTGAGGGGAACAGATGCTGATGTGGCAGTCCAGCAGGTCGTACCGAATGTCCACTCCTTCCCCACTGCCCTGGAACAAGCTCTGCGGGGGAAAGCGACAGGGAGGGGCCTTGGGACCAGGCCCCCCATCCCGCCCCTCACCCCTCTCGCCCTCAGGGGCCCAAGACCACCACGAACCAGCGGAAAAGAGAAGCGCCGGAGGCCGTGAGTCTTCTGGTAGTGGAGGACCCGGCGGGTGGCGCTGTCCATGGCCACCACAACGTTGTCCTCGGGGCAGCGGGTGGGGTGGCTGGGGGAGGACTCCTTGAAGATCATGGTCATCACAGACACGTTCTTCTCCCGTTTCCTCCGCAATCTGCACAAGCCAAGAGCGACAAGGCTGCAGAGGTGCCGGCCTCGGCCCTGCCCACGCGGGCCCTTTGCGGCCAGGCGCCCTCTCACACCTGTGCTCCTCCAGGGCGTGGGTGATGTTGATGTTAGAGACGACGTCCCCATAGACCAGCAGGAAGTCGGAGCGCACCAGGGCCTTGGCGTCCACGTCCCGGAGCACGTCCCCCAGGGAGCGGTACATCTCCGAGGTCACGACGCGGACCACGTTGGGCGAGGTGGGGAGGCACCACTTGGACTTcctagggaggagggaaggggagagcaTGAGGCGGCGTGCATCCCTGTGCTCCTCCTCTTCCCATGGACATTTACTGACCGATGACTGACTGCAAGGCCCTGGGGACACAGGGCGAAGCACAAGGGAGCTCAGGCCTGGGGGGCGGTGCAGGCGTCCCAACACTGAGAACCGGGGGAAGCCAAAAGGGAGACACTGAGAAAATCTGAGGTCGGAAAGAGCAGTGAGGGCCGAGCTCTCGTGGGGAGAAAACTCAGGAAAGTGAGGGGCTTGGGTTGGCCTGAGAGGAAAAGCAGCATTTCAGCAATGTCACATGACACAGGACGGAGGCCCTGACAAACCTCTGGAGTGGACACAGACAGAAATCCCGCTGGCAGAACCTGGCTGGAAAGCAGGCGGAAGGAAGCGGAGGAGTGGGAAGTAGAGCCTGGCTGTGGAGGCCTCCGAGGCCAGGAGGGGCAGAGGGGACCTTCACAT
This window contains:
- the EIF2B5 gene encoding translation initiation factor eIF-2B subunit epsilon, yielding MLVEEMEDHVDVKGLQFPGCTLELALPDTCARALRRSLAGTCLQPRPPSPGAGRPDSRVRERMRPAACSFSASSPRPPSLAHALRPSRRFALLRAAPFCPFRAAVQAAASRKRRRLAKMAAAASRGGRRGGGGGQGGGAAEEEAPPPLQAVLVADSFNRRFFPISKDRPQVLLPLANVALIDYTLEFLTATGVQETFVFCCWKAAQIKEHIQKSKWCLPTSPNVVRVVTSEMYRSLGDVLRDVDAKALVRSDFLLVYGDVVSNINITHALEEHRLRRKREKNVSVMTMIFKESSPSHPTRCPEDNVVVAMDSATRRVLHYQKTHGLRRFSFPLSLFQGSGEGVDIRYDLLDCHISICSPQVAELFTDNFDYQTRDDFVRGLLVNEEVLGNHIHLHITTREYGARVSNLHMYEAVCADVVRRWVYPLTPEMNFTDSPAQSCTHSRHNIYRGPEVSLGHGSVLEENVLLGAGTVIGSNCFIRNSVIGPGCHVGDNVLLDRAYLWQGVRVASGAQIRQSLLCDHSEVKERVVLRPRCVLTSQVVVGPDLELPEGSVISLHPPDEDEEEDDGQFSDDSGADRKERVKSTGYNPSDVGTEGQGYLWRAEGASPRDEDDDEELRQSLWGLTIKMDEGSESDSEQSLGSQELDSRAGSPQLDDIKVFQNEVVGTLQRGQEENISCDNLVLEINSLKYAYNISLKEVMQVLSQVVLEFPLEQLNSQLDPNSYCGLLLPLLRAWSPVFKNYVKRTADHLQTLTAIEDFFLEHESLITSLAKVLMTFYELDILAEETILQWFNQRDVSDKAKQLRKNQRLQNFIRWLKEAEEESSGDEQD